A region from the Halobacillus mangrovi genome encodes:
- a CDS encoding LysR substrate-binding domain-containing protein: MDFEAMKTFVTAVDLQSFTKASQKLNLSQPTVSFHIKSLENYFNSTLIDRSPKRFKITQTGELVYQRAKQILGVIDKAQNEVYEFQNQMRGNIHIGASYTVGEYILPSILKGFDDLYPDVDLHVRIANSERINRAIQLHELDVGLVEGQVKQQGLASTPFSEDEMIVIVPPDHPLREESSQSFQHIQNQTWISREIGSGTRAMLDLMMDSYNISPKKLITIGSNHGVVQAVKEGLGLSFISRTVVENTGAEELILDLPYVKSMTRYFSIVTPENKEEQSKNVQVFIDQMADLYALKLS, translated from the coding sequence ATGGACTTCGAAGCAATGAAAACATTTGTCACTGCCGTGGATTTGCAAAGTTTTACGAAAGCTTCTCAAAAGTTGAATCTGTCCCAGCCTACAGTAAGCTTTCACATTAAAAGCCTTGAGAATTATTTCAATTCCACATTGATCGACCGTTCTCCAAAGCGCTTCAAAATTACGCAAACGGGTGAGCTTGTTTACCAAAGAGCGAAGCAGATTCTTGGAGTGATTGATAAAGCTCAAAATGAGGTGTATGAATTTCAAAATCAGATGAGAGGTAATATCCATATTGGTGCAAGCTATACAGTAGGAGAATATATTCTCCCCTCTATCTTAAAAGGGTTTGATGACTTGTATCCTGATGTGGATCTTCATGTAAGAATCGCTAATTCAGAACGGATCAATCGTGCGATTCAGCTTCACGAACTGGATGTTGGCTTGGTTGAAGGTCAAGTAAAACAACAGGGGCTGGCATCGACTCCTTTTTCTGAGGATGAAATGATTGTCATTGTGCCTCCAGACCATCCACTAAGGGAAGAAAGTTCCCAATCTTTTCAACATATCCAAAATCAAACGTGGATCTCGAGGGAAATCGGTTCTGGCACAAGGGCGATGCTTGATCTAATGATGGATTCTTACAATATCTCCCCTAAAAAACTAATTACGATTGGAAGCAATCACGGAGTCGTTCAAGCTGTTAAAGAAGGGTTGGGGCTTTCTTTCATTTCGAGAACTGTGGTGGAAAATACCGGAGCGGAAGAACTAATTCTCGACTTACCTTATGTAAAATCGATGACACGCTACTTCTCCATCGTTACTCCTGAAAATAAAGAAGAACAATCAAAAAATGTACAGGTCTTTATTGATCAGATGGCAGACTTATATGCATTGAAATTGTCATAA
- a CDS encoding LysR family transcriptional regulator — protein MKIDDYRLLINLKDYRTIRATAKKVLISQPAITQRLKYVEETLGGKIFLRTPKQLVPTSFGEVVLEHAVNVIKNEEALRNRLALTNSSISGTLSIGASSLFSQYFLPEVLRVFTEKYPDVTVDLVTGVSEEIRQSAEDFHVCVIRGEPLNEFECDRLFSDPLHLFDTYPLKKGEERPFIEFKSDPGFQRLIENWMSSQKQIRFRRSMKVDHFETAKQMMKRGLGMTVLPESISLTEMDTCAHIPLVEGNRSYTRETWICRKEVISQLPQVDAFLKEIMGKDWTLGG, from the coding sequence ATGAAGATCGATGATTATCGTTTATTAATCAATCTGAAAGACTATCGAACGATACGAGCTACAGCGAAGAAAGTCCTCATCTCTCAGCCGGCGATTACTCAGCGTCTGAAGTACGTGGAAGAAACTCTTGGAGGTAAAATCTTTCTTCGAACTCCTAAACAGCTTGTCCCAACCTCATTTGGGGAGGTCGTGCTTGAACACGCTGTGAACGTAATAAAGAACGAAGAAGCACTTCGTAACCGCCTGGCTCTTACTAATTCAAGCATTTCCGGCACCTTATCGATCGGGGCATCCTCTCTTTTCAGTCAGTATTTTTTACCTGAAGTATTGAGAGTTTTTACTGAAAAGTATCCTGATGTAACGGTTGATCTTGTAACAGGTGTAAGTGAAGAAATCCGGCAATCCGCTGAAGATTTTCATGTATGTGTCATAAGAGGAGAACCGCTGAATGAGTTTGAGTGTGACCGTTTATTCAGTGATCCCTTACACTTATTTGATACGTATCCTTTAAAAAAAGGAGAGGAGCGTCCGTTCATAGAATTTAAAAGTGATCCAGGTTTTCAGCGTTTAATAGAAAACTGGATGAGTAGCCAGAAGCAGATTCGGTTCAGACGATCAATGAAAGTCGATCATTTTGAAACGGCTAAACAAATGATGAAGCGGGGGTTAGGGATGACGGTTCTCCCTGAGAGCATCAGTTTAACTGAAATGGATACATGCGCTCATATCCCACTCGTGGAAGGGAATCGTTCCTATACCCGAGAAACTTGGATATGCAGGAAAGAAGTGATCAGCCAATTGCCGCAAGTCGATGCTTTTTTGAAAGAAATCATGGGTAAAGACTGGACATTAGGAGGGTGA
- a CDS encoding GNAT family N-acetyltransferase, protein MKLRPYHNEDTEEILHLIQDTIREVNRFDYNAQQIRAWSFGFQDSVRWQKRLSDSDTWIAAQDGQTIGVASLYAEVLDLLYVHKDFQHQGVAKKLVQFLEERAVQSGLDAIETESSLTAKPFFVSQGFRELEEQMKIIRGISIKNFRMCKKLNI, encoded by the coding sequence ATGAAACTACGCCCATATCACAACGAAGATACAGAAGAAATTTTGCATCTCATTCAGGATACGATCCGTGAGGTAAACCGTTTCGATTATAATGCACAGCAAATTAGGGCTTGGTCTTTTGGTTTTCAAGATTCAGTCAGATGGCAAAAGCGTCTTTCTGACTCAGACACGTGGATCGCTGCTCAGGACGGCCAAACCATTGGCGTTGCCAGTCTATACGCGGAGGTGTTGGATCTTTTATATGTTCATAAGGATTTTCAGCATCAAGGTGTTGCCAAAAAACTGGTACAGTTTCTGGAAGAGCGAGCGGTTCAGTCAGGATTGGATGCTATAGAGACGGAGAGCAGTTTAACAGCGAAACCGTTCTTTGTATCACAGGGATTCCGAGAGTTAGAGGAACAAATGAAGATTATTCGAGGAATATCGATAAAAAATTTTCGAATGTGTAAAAAGCTGAATATTTGA
- a CDS encoding YeiH family protein: MLTSRLNAYRPLVLGIGFTAVLAMAGFGIARFPYINKIGPLAVAILLAVFYRHFFGYPENLRHGIQFSAKKLLRLAIILFGLRLNIDVILQEGMPLLFRDFLVICFSIGLMILLARVFKADDSLSVLLGIGTGVCGASAIAAVSPILKAKEEDTALSAGIISIVGTLFAVGYTVIRPLLPFNAEAYGMWVGLSLHEVAHVALAGAPAGEDGLGMALLGKLGRVFLLVPLSLLLIWFMQKKGKQEEGNQITFPWFLVGFILMSVFGSYVEGRFFTIPNDVMKGISSLTSFLLTMAMVGLGLSVSLKDVRQKALKPMLLLIVTSLLLSVVTYWLV; this comes from the coding sequence GTGCTGACATCACGACTAAACGCATATCGACCGCTTGTTTTAGGAATAGGATTTACAGCGGTCCTGGCTATGGCCGGATTCGGAATTGCCAGATTCCCTTATATTAATAAAATTGGACCATTGGCTGTAGCCATTCTTCTAGCTGTCTTTTACCGCCACTTCTTTGGTTATCCAGAAAATCTGCGCCATGGCATTCAATTTTCAGCAAAAAAACTGCTGCGATTAGCTATCATATTGTTTGGATTAAGACTTAACATCGATGTCATCTTGCAAGAAGGCATGCCCCTTTTGTTCAGGGACTTTCTAGTAATCTGCTTTTCCATCGGCTTAATGATCCTTTTAGCCCGGGTGTTCAAAGCTGATGACTCTTTATCCGTATTATTAGGGATCGGAACGGGGGTCTGTGGGGCATCAGCCATCGCTGCCGTCTCCCCCATCCTAAAAGCCAAAGAGGAAGATACCGCTTTAAGTGCGGGAATTATATCAATCGTAGGAACCTTGTTTGCCGTTGGGTACACGGTCATTCGTCCACTCCTCCCGTTTAATGCCGAAGCCTATGGGATGTGGGTTGGACTCAGCCTTCATGAAGTAGCTCACGTGGCACTGGCAGGAGCCCCTGCAGGAGAAGATGGATTAGGAATGGCACTGCTCGGAAAATTAGGCCGAGTCTTCCTATTAGTACCACTAAGTTTACTCTTGATCTGGTTCATGCAAAAAAAGGGAAAGCAGGAGGAAGGAAACCAGATTACGTTTCCCTGGTTTTTAGTCGGTTTCATTCTCATGAGCGTGTTCGGAAGCTATGTAGAAGGACGCTTCTTCACAATACCCAATGATGTAATGAAGGGAATTTCCTCTTTGACCTCTTTCTTACTGACAATGGCTATGGTGGGACTAGGACTTAGTGTGAGTCTGAAAGATGTAAGACAAAAAGCGCTGAAACCCATGCTGTTGCTGATCGTTACTTCTCTGCTTTTATCTGTGGTTACTTACTGGTTGGTTTAA
- a CDS encoding MFS transporter, which produces MNRTQTSCLLSSYFLYECGRAMYFVLITWFLFQWTKDALYTGLFVSFGFLPGLLSNLIFGVIVDRYNRKFLALLAGGVSVLFLFLLWGAFFMNLIKPWVMIGTHMMLQTAGSLFRPSLQALVAEVFNKEALPRIFSLSSSSTIAGSLVGAGVGGLFSGWFAVETAMMIVIGLYAGAFLATALLSYERKERKSTGKSPSFWRELKQGFTYLNTHQMLYGLFVMMMLGQLTFHTTLGFLSVYTSAYLHQSSTIYGLLDATFSVGGITAGLLGTWWWMKCKNHLAIWSLLTVAVGLLLLAFAQQTLIAYVGVICVGIGTSLVRALLQSVQQIATEKEFHGRMASFRMLCNQTSVVITGPLFGYIAASYGANYVFLFLLIPIVLGTIWAVLQARNPVFIAITNQKTA; this is translated from the coding sequence ATGAACAGGACTCAAACCTCCTGCCTTCTCAGCAGTTATTTTCTTTATGAGTGTGGCAGGGCTATGTATTTCGTACTGATTACATGGTTTCTGTTTCAATGGACGAAAGATGCTCTCTATACAGGACTTTTTGTCAGTTTCGGATTTTTACCCGGCTTACTATCAAATCTTATTTTTGGAGTCATTGTGGATCGCTACAATCGGAAGTTTTTAGCGCTCCTGGCTGGCGGGGTAAGTGTACTATTCCTGTTTCTATTGTGGGGGGCTTTTTTCATGAACCTTATTAAGCCGTGGGTCATGATTGGCACGCACATGATGCTCCAAACAGCAGGATCCTTATTCAGACCCTCTCTTCAGGCTCTTGTGGCTGAAGTATTTAATAAAGAAGCTTTGCCGAGGATTTTTTCTTTGTCAAGCTCTTCTACTATTGCAGGAAGCTTAGTCGGTGCTGGAGTTGGCGGTCTTTTTTCTGGCTGGTTTGCTGTAGAGACAGCTATGATGATTGTCATCGGTTTATATGCAGGAGCCTTTTTAGCTACCGCACTTCTCTCCTATGAACGAAAGGAGAGGAAATCGACGGGGAAATCTCCGTCCTTTTGGAGAGAATTAAAGCAAGGGTTTACTTATTTAAACACTCACCAGATGTTATATGGCCTTTTCGTGATGATGATGCTCGGCCAGCTTACCTTTCACACGACACTCGGATTCTTATCCGTCTACACAAGTGCCTATTTGCATCAATCTTCTACCATCTACGGTTTGCTGGATGCCACCTTCTCGGTGGGAGGAATTACGGCAGGGCTGCTCGGTACATGGTGGTGGATGAAATGCAAGAACCATTTAGCCATCTGGTCGTTATTGACCGTTGCGGTGGGATTACTTTTACTCGCATTTGCGCAGCAAACGCTTATCGCGTATGTGGGAGTTATATGTGTCGGGATTGGAACTTCATTAGTTCGCGCGCTTTTGCAATCTGTTCAGCAAATAGCAACAGAGAAAGAGTTTCATGGGCGGATGGCGAGCTTTCGCATGCTTTGCAATCAAACATCCGTTGTCATCACCGGTCCGTTATTCGGGTATATCGCTGCCTCCTATGGAGCTAACTATGTTTTTCTATTTTTACTCATTCCTATTGTACTCGGGACCATTTGGGCAGTTTTACAGGCGAGAAACCCCGTGTTTATTGCAATCACAAACCAAAAAACCGCATAA